ACGAGGGTACAACGCTTGGCGGACTCGACCTGTACGACACGATGATTGGCGCGGACACGCAGATTCCGGACAGTCCGTCGAACTAATCTCGAGGCGGCGGTCACGGCGACTCGGCGCTGACCGGAACGCAAAATACCGGCACGTCGGCCTGCCGGACGACGTTCTCGGTGACGCTCCCGAGGAACCACTGTCCGATGCCGGTTCGGCCGTGTGTTCCCATGACGATGAGATCGACGTCGCGCTCGCTCGCGGTCGTGAGGATCACGTCTGCTGGCGGGCCAGTCGCAACCGTGCCGGAGACGCTGACGCCGGCGCGACGGGCGTGCTCTCGAACCGTGTCAATCGCGTCCTCGCCGCTGTGCTCGAGCGCAGCAAGGAGTTCCGCCGGTGCTTTGACTCGGGAGACGCGACTCGTGTCGACGGAGTACACCGCATGAACCAGCGACTCTAACTGGCTTGCCAGTGCGATCCCCCAGTCGGCCGCAATCGCCGCGCCGTCGCTGCCGTCAGTCGGGAGGAGAAACTCGTCGAATGCGACCTCGTCGGATTCGGTCGCGTCGGCGTTCGGCGGAACGGCAAGGACAGGCGTCCGTGCCGTCCGGAGGACGTTCTCGGTGACGCTGCCCAGAAGGACCCTGTCAAGCCCTGTCCGACCTGTCGTCCCCATCGCGATGACGTCGATTTCGCGCCGCGAGGCGTACTCTCGGATCGACTGGAACGGCGTCCCACGCGTGACGGTCATCGTCACCTCGAAGTCTGCCTCGTGGGATCGGACCATGTCCGCAACGGTCTCCACTGCGTCTTCCGCCTCGGCCTCGAGCGACGCGTAGACTGGCTCTGCCATCTCGGCGACCCCGTCCAGATCGCTGCGAATGGCGACGACTGAGAGGACGTGCACGTCTGCACCAGTCCGCGACGCGAGTGCAATGGCCTGTCTCGCTCCCGCGAGGGCACCCTCGCTGTCGTCAGTCGGTATTAGTATAGAGTCGATGAACTGGCTCATAGCTGTCACGTCACCCCTTCACCGCCACAGCGGATAATGATGTGGGGCAGTGACGTGGGGTCGGTAAGTCAGAGGACCCACCTCATCACTGGGGGCGATCCAACTCGTCGGCGATTACACCAAGTAGCTCCTCGAGTTGGCGAGGTAACAGGAACTGCTCGCGAACGTGCTCGCGTGCGTTCTCGCCAAACTGCGCCCGACGGTCGTCGTCCTCGAGGAGATCTCGGACGCGGTCGCCCGCACCCGCCGCGTCGTCCGGGCCGACGAGATAGCCGTTCACCCCGTCGTCAATCTGCAGCGGGATACCGCCGACGTTCGATCCGACGACCGGCGTACGCTTCCAGAGCGCTTCCGAGACGACCAGTCCGAACCCCTCACGAAGCGACTTCTGGACGACGACGTCCGACTCGCGCTGCAGGACGTTCACCCCGGTATCCGGCAGATCGGGCAGCACGTGGACGTCTGGATCGGCGGCCGCCTCCTCGGCGACCTGTTCGTACAATTCCAGGCCCTCCGGATCGTCGCCGGCCATCCCGCCGACCAGCGCGAGCTGGAGGTCGGGGATGTCCTCGCTGGCGCGACGGTACGCCTCGAGCGTGCCGAACTGATCCTTCCACGGATCGAATCGAGAGATCTGTGTGACGAGGGGCTTCTCGAACGAGAGCGGATCTAGCCGGTCGCGCTCGGTCCCCACCGTCTTCGCGTCGAGTGACCGATTTTTCTCCGTTACGGGGTCGATAGAGGGATAGATGATACTCGTTTCCGGAACGTCGGTATCGCCGATATAGCCAGTCCGGCTGAAAATAGCGTGGTCGACCCGGTTCGTGTACTCAGAGACGAACGCGAGATACTCGTCATCCGGATCGGTCAGGTCGATGTGACAGCGCCAAACAATCGGTACGTTCGGCATCGTCTCCTCGAGACGGTCGAGCATTCCGAGCGGCTGTGGATCGTGGAGTATGAGAAGGTCATACTCGGCCTCGCGATCCTCGAGTTCGAGGGCGTTTCGCTCTGTGACCGTCCGATAGGTCGCTTTCATATCGTCGGTCAGCGGCGGCCCGCTGCCCTGGAGCGCGTTGTGCATTGCCTTGGTCACCTCGAAGAATTTGTCGGTGGCGTCCATGACAAGCCAGTCGGTATTGATCTCGAGGTCGTTGCACAACGGGACGATTGACCGAAGCAGTTCGGCGACGCCGCCGCCGGTCGCGGTCGAGTTGACGTGCAGAACGCGAACATCGTCTACGTCGTCGGCGAGCGCGTGGAGGAACTCGAGACGATCATGGGCTGTTACGTCGGTATACGCCTCCATCGTTCGATCCGGGAGTGATGGCGCGTGCATCGTTCTAGCCGTCGTACAACGACTAGCTGTATCAGTTGTGGGGGAGACCGTTGTTCGACGTCGCCAGCGTCCTCCGAATCCGTGTTCCTCGTCGGCTCCCCAGTGGTGCGGATCGAAGTCGGCAAACGGGTTCGTACTTCGATGATCAGGTGAGACCAGTTCTGATTCATGTGTTGGCTCCGATTTTTGAAACGGCCGTCTCAACAATATAGCCAATCGGGTTCGCCTCGAACTGGAGTCGGAGTTTACCGTTGGGACTATCCTCGAGGGCGGGGTACGCGAAGAGACTATATTCCGAACATCATCTCGAGCGAGGTATTTGATCGTACGTTCAGTGCCATCCGGTGGGTCACACGTACTGTCGGTCAGTACGACCGCCGTACTCCTCAGACCGAATGACTCTCACGTATCCGTGTGATGCGATTATAGCCCCCGATGGGGTAGAGCGCCTATGGCGTCACCACTTCGACGAGCGCTGGTCTTGATCGGCGGCTCAGTCGTGGCTGCTGCCGTGATGACTGTTATCCTCGATCCGCCGGATACGACAGCTCTCGTGCTTACGTTCGGTGTGATACTCCTCGCCGCCCTCGTCCTTTCCTACGGCGTTGGCTATCTCGGTCTCTCGTGGGTAGATACTGCGTATCCAATGCCGGAGCCGACGAGTAACCCCACTGAGCCGGGAACTGAGGCCTCTCAAGCGGATCGCGAGAATTTCAAGTGGATGATCAGGGAGGGAATCGGCGTCGCGATTGCGTCGTTGTTCGGGTTGATTCTGCTCGTCCTGTTCTTGCTCGAGGAGACGGCACTCATCCAGTCCCAGCAGTTGACGGTTGGCGATATCGGCGTTCTCACGGTGCTGTTCGTCCTCGTGCTGACGCTGTTCGTGGTCGGTCTCTGGAGTTGGCGAGGCCGGTGACGACGCTGATCGACCTGGCCGTCTGTTTCGACGAGACAGTGCCTGTTGGATCGGCCCACAGCTGTACTATAGTAACAACTGCAACGAGTGACACACTGATCGCCGATCCTGCTCGCGGCTCACTGCGTTCCCCGCTCGCTTTTCCGCGGTTCTCACTCGTTTCACTCGCTCCGAACCGCGTCCGTTCCGAACCGCGCATCCGTCTGGCGATCAGGTGTGCACTGACGTGCAGTGGCTACTATAGTGCATTCACTTCCTTCATTCTGACAGAGTGCGAGATCACCTTCGTTGGCTGCAACCACTCCCCGCCGCTTCTCTCCGCCGTATGAGCGGAGACCGTCTCAAGTCACTGGATCGCGTTCGGATATGTGAACGCAGCGGGCGGTATAGCTTTATTGTACTTGGTCGTGCAGTGAGAGGCGATGGCGGAACACATTCTCGTCCCCGTTGACGGCTCACCGCTCTCGAGGCGAGCGCTCGAGGTGGCCTGCGAGGAGTACAGTGACGGCGAAATCAGTGCACTGCACGTGATCGATCCAACCGAACCCGGCTACAGTGTCTACGGGGCCGATCCCGAACTGGCGAGAGCGCCGCGACAGGGATCTAATGACTGGTATTCGACGGGCGAGGAGCATGCGGAGGAGCTGTTTGCGGAGTTAGAGGAGGTTACGACGGCCGAGACGTCAGTTCGAACGGAGACGGTCGTCGGCCGGCCTGATCGGGAAATTCTCTCGTATGCTGCTGACAACGACATCGATCAGATTATCATGGGGAGTCATGGTCGAAGCGATGACTCACCACTCTTGCTTGGCGCGACCACCGAGGCGGTCGTGTTCCGGTCGCCGGTTCGGGTTTCGGTGATTCGGTAGTCCTCGAGACTGGACGGTGGACTGGATAGACAGCCCAACCAGTGTCTGACGACACGCAAATGGAAGGTGTCCGTTTAGGGGGCTGCTGGGGCTGCATGGTACCGATGGTTCCAGAGTACGGTTTATCACGTCGAGAGACACTCCGTCTTGGAAGTAGTGCTCTGTTGGTCACACTTGCTGCTGGCTGTGCGGATGAAGGGCCAGGTGAGGAAGACGATGGAGACGAATCCAACGACGTTGAACCGGATGGAGCGCTTGAGCCCGATACGCGGATTCTCTTTGACGCCCAAACATCGGGGTGGGTTGGGATCGAACCCGACGAAATCGCAGATGAAGAGAACCCGACACTCACCCTGCAAGCGGGCGAACAGTACGAGATCGGCTGGTTCGAAGGCGACGGCGCGACACACAATATCGAACTCGTCGACGACAACGACGACGTGGTCGGCGACTACCAGACCGACGAGGCAGAAGAGGGTGGCGACGAGCAACTCATTCACTTCGAAGCGACGGACGAAATAGCCCAGTACGTCTGTCGCCTACATGAAACCACAATGCGCGGAGATATGCAACTCGAGGAATGAGGCTGGCGCTCCCGTCGGCTATCGAACGACGACGACCGGAACAGGAGATCGGCGAACAACGGCTTCGGCGACGCTCCCAAGCAGAATTCGGGAAATACCGTCACGGCCGTGGCTTCCCATGACGATGGTGTCGTAGCCACCATCATCTGCGTAGGCGATAATTTCGTTATGAGGTTCGCCTGTAACATGATCCGTCTCGAGATCGCGATCATGCGTCGCTGCGACCGTCGCTGCATCCTCGAGAATCGCCTCGCCGTTCTGGGTGGCCTCCGCAATGACTGGCGTGATCGTCTCTCCATCGCCAAACGCTGCCCAATACCCCTCAGGAACCGGAACGACGTACAAGGCAGTGACTGTCGCCTCCGGAAACGTCTCGAAACTGTACTCGAGTGCGGCGCGTGCCTGGGGTGAGCCGTCGAACGGTACGAGGATCTGCTCGCTCATGGTATGTGGTATGCTGTCAGTACGTATAATACTATAACAGCCACAGGCAGCCACAGGAGGTACGCGGTTCGGAGCGAGTACGCGGTTCGGAGCGAACGTAGTGAGTGAGAACCGCGGAAAAGCGAACGGGGAGGAACGACCCGTGAGCGAACGGAGTGAGTGAAAACCGCGGAAAAGCGAATTACGCGGGATAAAGATCCCGCGAAGCGTGTGAACGGGCACGAGTGCCCGTGAGCAGACGGTGGACGAAGCAAGCGTGAGTGAACAGGGACACAAGAACCACGACCCGAGAACTTACCGAACGACGACAACAGGTACCGGTGCGCGGCGAACGACGGCTTCGGCGACACTCCCCAGCAGCAATCGGGACAGGCCGTCGCGACCGTGGCTACCCATGACGATCAGATCAAACGCATCATCGGACACCCTCGCAACAATGCGGTGCTCCGGCTTGCCGGCCTCGAGTGTCGTGGCAATCTCGCGGTCGTGGGCCGCCGCCAGTTCGATTGCTTCCTCGAGGATCATCGTCGCATACGACCGTGCGCGATCAGTGACGGGCAGTTGTAGTTCCGGTCCGTCCAGCAGCGACACGTGTTGCGCTGGAATTTCGATCACGTACAGCGCCGTTATCGCGGCGTCGGGAAACCGCTCGAGTGTGAACTCGAGGGCCTCGTCTGCGAGCGGCGACCCGTCGTATGGAACGAGAACGCGGTCGGCCATACGGGAGAGACACGGACGCGACGGATAACGATATGTATGTGCACACAGAGTAAACTCTCACGGCACGCTATGGGTCAGCGAATTTGAAACGGACTGGTGAACATCATAGTAGCCACTGCACGTCAGTGCACACGCAATCGTATGATGGCTGTACGATTGGTGTGTAAACAGTTGCAGTTGTTACTGCAGTTCCAGTGCAATTGCAACTGCTTTGGATTGCACGGTCTATGGGGGCACCAGTCCGTCTGAGTTGATGGCCTCGAGGATGAGAGTCGTCGAACTGGGCGCACAACGTACAGACTCTACTGACAACTGATCCGTGCTACGACTGGTCAACGAGAGCCGGGATGACTGTTGACTCGACCGCAGTCAGTCGCTGCGAGACCGCAGAGACAGAAATCTCGAGGCGATCAGCCAGTTCCGCCAGCGTCACTCCTCGGGGCTGCTCGTAGTAGTCCAGTTCGACGGCGAGTTCGATAGCCTCCCATTGCTTGGCTGTGATCGTAGACGTC
The nucleotide sequence above comes from Natronolimnobius baerhuensis. Encoded proteins:
- a CDS encoding universal stress protein, with amino-acid sequence MSQFIDSILIPTDDSEGALAGARQAIALASRTGADVHVLSVVAIRSDLDGVAEMAEPVYASLEAEAEDAVETVADMVRSHEADFEVTMTVTRGTPFQSIREYASRREIDVIAMGTTGRTGLDRVLLGSVTENVLRTARTPVLAVPPNADATESDEVAFDEFLLPTDGSDGAAIAADWGIALASQLESLVHAVYSVDTSRVSRVKAPAELLAALEHSGEDAIDTVREHARRAGVSVSGTVATGPPADVILTTASERDVDLIVMGTHGRTGIGQWFLGSVTENVVRQADVPVFCVPVSAESP
- a CDS encoding glycosyltransferase → MHAPSLPDRTMEAYTDVTAHDRLEFLHALADDVDDVRVLHVNSTATGGGVAELLRSIVPLCNDLEINTDWLVMDATDKFFEVTKAMHNALQGSGPPLTDDMKATYRTVTERNALELEDREAEYDLLILHDPQPLGMLDRLEETMPNVPIVWRCHIDLTDPDDEYLAFVSEYTNRVDHAIFSRTGYIGDTDVPETSIIYPSIDPVTEKNRSLDAKTVGTERDRLDPLSFEKPLVTQISRFDPWKDQFGTLEAYRRASEDIPDLQLALVGGMAGDDPEGLELYEQVAEEAAADPDVHVLPDLPDTGVNVLQRESDVVVQKSLREGFGLVVSEALWKRTPVVGSNVGGIPLQIDDGVNGYLVGPDDAAGAGDRVRDLLEDDDRRAQFGENAREHVREQFLLPRQLEELLGVIADELDRPQ
- a CDS encoding universal stress protein yields the protein MAEHILVPVDGSPLSRRALEVACEEYSDGEISALHVIDPTEPGYSVYGADPELARAPRQGSNDWYSTGEEHAEELFAELEEVTTAETSVRTETVVGRPDREILSYAADNDIDQIIMGSHGRSDDSPLLLGATTEAVVFRSPVRVSVIR
- a CDS encoding universal stress protein codes for the protein MSEQILVPFDGSPQARAALEYSFETFPEATVTALYVVPVPEGYWAAFGDGETITPVIAEATQNGEAILEDAATVAATHDRDLETDHVTGEPHNEIIAYADDGGYDTIVMGSHGRDGISRILLGSVAEAVVRRSPVPVVVVR
- a CDS encoding universal stress protein, which codes for MADRVLVPYDGSPLADEALEFTLERFPDAAITALYVIEIPAQHVSLLDGPELQLPVTDRARSYATMILEEAIELAAAHDREIATTLEAGKPEHRIVARVSDDAFDLIVMGSHGRDGLSRLLLGSVAEAVVRRAPVPVVVVR